tttgggtcctagcaactcttagttgtgggtgagatcagctaagcgaatcaagtgcgtagagtcctgctgggattcagagacgtaaggagcgtaactgtaccttgatcaatgtgagattgattagggctcaactacattccagtcctaaattaacttggagtaggctagtgtctgtagcgtcttaatacagtgtggtgttcaaatctggaccaggtcccggggtttttctgcatttgcggtttcctcgttaacaaaacttctggtgcctgtgttatttcttttccgcattatatttttttatataatgaaatatcataggttgtgcgttgaatcgatcaattggtaaatctaacctttggttgttgattgaaattgattaatccttgagcattggtcgttggtaccgttcaagttatttctcttatattctatcgggctcgcaaattcctatttgtttgattgcagattgaattgagaaattgagatacaactcttggatatacttttttcgagattgagtctgactgtctagttgattctctcgaaagtatattggagtttgtccatacaaatttctaagcgaaatattgggtgtggttgttagacccccgttttttcaattggtatcatagcaggcaaacacgtttaagacctcacagGTCTGTGTTTGCtgcgatttgactctatggacaatagtgttaTATCTGACAACGCAACACCAGTTTAGAAGCAATATGATTTGGTTCAAGGTCTTGAGTCTTCTAAGAAGTCTCTCATACCTTCTCCTTTGGGTGAAACTGTGTTCAACTGGGGAAAATTCCTAGataaacagttggatgatctttcggatgaaagtgattcaaaagaaggacaaggtgttgatgaggaagtctctcaatatatcaagctttttgacaATTTCTTAAAGAGAAAAAAGTCAACAGCTTGCTTGGCTGAATATCTgacacctctctgtcaagaaaatagaaaattgagaaaactctttaagggttatGATTGTTGTTACAAACTCCTACAATCTAGTgttaaagatcgtgatgaagatGTGCGTTctaaaaggtctgaatgtgataatcttcgtcgaaatctctttgtgttgaaagaaatacttgaagaatctgaagcaagatatgactctaaacaaaaatgttttaacgacAGAGAAATCAGTCTTCTCGCCAGAGAAAAACAATTGGCGGctctagctgctgctcttgatcaGGTCAATTCACTGgaataaattctaaaaatattcacTTCTAGCTCTACATAATTATCCTCTATgctaggagcatgtaaagaacatcgtgatacacgtgctatgggctataaaggaatagacgctccaagtactagtaagatcaattttgtctgTGATAATGAAAAGTTTCTAAATGAGAAACTCACTGACATCAAAAGTGAAAAACCTCATTCAGCATCTGATGTTCCTAGGAACAAGGATTGTCCACCTTCGAAAACAGCTCATGTGAGAACGGTCAAGAACATTCCCTACAAATGTTATTATTCcggaaacaaaggtcatcttGAAAGGAAATGCCGTTTCCGACTGCGGAAtgaaaaaacttcacaacattcttgtatggatgtctatAGAAGTAATTAAACCTGTTTCACATTTTGCTGGAGTAAAAGGTCttgtgataggcacatttttttctctaagttgtcctcaattttctattttgttggtactcgattttgtacttattatggtgtatttagtgtttgtaggtatttttgggaaataaacattttggaaaaatcggcaaGAAAAATTACTCGGAGCACCCCCGAATGACATTTGCTAAACTGACCCCCATCTTGGATAAGGGGTACACCATTTGATAAGGGGAACCCACCTGATAGTCGTACCCCAGatgttggataaggggtacccttactcttcatttcaaattctcaGTTTTGGCGGGAGGACATTGCAGTCAACTCAAAAAAAATTGTTCGAGATTTTGGtgatgttttagagagattcaatggatgatatTTATTGGGATGACTTGATTGAGCGTAACAGTCGTGGTGTGGTTGATTGTTTCGGTTAATATTGACTAGATAACTCACGAGgagaaaacagggaaacacgtcCACCGaaagagatattcacgggattacaacgagttagacgtgtgctgctcgtgtttggatagaGCTTGGTCTCTGTAGagcgtggagaagttaaataAAGAAGATTCAGCAGCTGTAGACGCGTGAATAAGCTAAAAGTAAAAAATTGTTCCCGAGAAGATAAAAGTCATTAATGGAGGATTTTTGAATTGATTGTCGATATATCTtgcgcctgttgagtataaaagggGTATCGGGAGTCACAGAGGGGTTACacagagtttgggagagtttagagccTTAACAGAGCGGGGAAAttaagttgcagagagaatagtTTGCTACTGGTGAAGAagatacgaagaacataagacgcccaAGAACAGTCGTTGTGCTACAGTGCCAGCGGCAGGTAgtttttatcgttctctgtaatagttgattttgtaacaaatataagtgttacaaacccggttttatcatatatttttttctctcatttcatcatttgtaaaccatttttgagcataaatgaaatcaacttttgagagtttttccatgatgatgagctaattctcacgTGACTGAGGCAACGGACGAACTATTCACTAAGATCAAcataaagataaaaatggttttcttaattagttgtgaatcaatttgatgtattatgcttagaataaattctttgataattcatgcttaaggattacaatttaatatttggacacctcaTAGATTATAGTGAATTAACgagaaaagagcttaataataattattGAAACATCAATGTAAACCAATCAATTAGAAGGAATAGTGGAATCCAGAGCCTCGATCTATTTttaatcttgaaatcaattttgaattaagttttctttatttttaagttttcaaattaagtctagaatctgctttcacaagtctaaacgaaccttttactacaactcaattgaaaatccgatcaatttttggcgccgccgacgcggactttttTTTAagttagagtttttagatttatcttttaagtttattttattttcactttgttctattttacgtttctTTTGGTATTTATCTTTGTGCTACAGGTTAGGAATTTGGATCAAAAAGAAATTGAGCCAAAGACTTTGGTGACTAAAAGACTTGAAGTTAAAGataaaagctaaaagaaaaggaaaaaaagacaaagaattttgattatttcatttttttagatttttagattttagtttcatctttttattttattttttatattttctttagattttatttttagaattgatatcttttattttttgtaattttctttttcttttggactttatttttggactttggacactgagacattttttttaaaccctacggaagggtaatatattaaatgttaaaatgtttgcagagaaggacgggaATTACGATATTGCCTCGACTCCTcgagttcgtacatgacataggagtcgtggcccgagtcgactacaacggttcttccCACGTCTGGAACATGAGGTAAGTTtgtctaaacacccgcgaattccctctcagcgggtttactgtcttccttcgtgtgcttatatgttgaggaattgaaaacggtttaattttctagtaaagggaaaggacttgccatacaagataaaggttcggatttcatcactgttctcttcttacccgctttaggaaaacgataccaaacgcgaaccttaGCTTAAAATGTTGACTAAAACAAGACCGATAggttaacgagcttaataggaaagtcattcgaaaaatattggttgctcttttaagcattctttgaagttcatgatggttaatgTAAGTTGAGCGCGTCGCCTTGTAACCCGAGGAAACTGTCATATACCTACATCTTGAACTGTGGTCTGCCCTGAGTAATCCATAAGGGTGTACTCAGTATTAGTTAGTGGCTAGTATTGAAGTGGCATGTGTCACTATTCGATTAGTCAAACTAAGGACAGGTGTCTTGCCCGGATTAGCCACTTTCGATCTGAgatattttctcttcttctttattaGGTGTAAGAACCATTTTTGTATCATAAGCTTGAATTAATGAATTTTTCTGAGGCTGCTTAGGCAGATTGTTAccattttcattcttcttcaaTTCCAGTTCAGTATTCTGATTATTGATAGTACTGAGTATAGTACAATTGGTATTCAGAGATGTTCATTCCTACCCACGCATTAAATTtagctcaatttttttttctcatctcACCATGGTTGCTCAAACTTTTAAATAGCTTACAGAGACAACTAATAATTATAGCTTCAAATCGATAACATCAatatccaactagaatcgaagcTTTCCACAGACGACTTCGATAACAAATTAAAAGCTGGACTGGATTCACATATGTTGTCAATCAAAACGATGATGGAGGAGCTCTTGTATACAAAGCAATTCCACCAAGGTGATCATAGTGAAACTCAGGGACACAATCTATAGGTTGGGAATTCGTTTCACAATCATTTAGGGGGCCGCAATTACAATCCTCATCATCGTCTTCCCAAAATGGATTTTACACATTTCGATGGCGACAATCCTAAAGGATGGCTTAATAAATGTGAGTATTTCTTTCAGATGCATGAGATTCCTGAATTTAATAAAGCTAGAATGGCTGCGATGCATTTTGATGGCAAGGCAGCTAAATGGTTTGAGAATTTTAGATTGAATAAACCTCATATTTCTTGGCAAGACTTAAGTAATAATGTTTGTCTTCATTTTGAAAATCTTTCTCATGAAAACATTATGGGTATGTTCAATAAATTGTCTCAACTTAAAACTGTAGATGCTTATTTTGAGGAATTTGATCATTTGAAGGCCTTACTGTTAAGCAAACACAACATATTTATTGAGGAGTATTTCATTAGAAGTTTTATTGGTGGGTTAAAGGAAGAATTAAGAGAGCCAGTGCTTATGTTTGGTCCTACAACATTGTTAATTGCTTTTTCTCTAGCTAAAATGCAAGAGAAAACATCAACTCTCCAACAAAAGTCTGTCAAACCTCCTACAAGAGCACATTCCACTTCCTTTCCCACCACTAGACATTTTACTCCACAACATGCAGTCACACCTGCTTCTTCCactcaatcatcatcttccactTCAAACCCATTACCAAAACATAACACATTTATTCCCATTAAAAGACTCACCCCTGAACAAGTGCAGGCTATAATTGGATCTGAGAGTGAAGACAATTGTGATGAGGTATACAAAAGAGGTCATGTTTGTAAACAATAACATTTATGCTTAATGATTGGATCTGAGAGTGAAGACAATTCTCAAGATACAGAAGAAGCTACTCCTATTGAAGAAGAGGACTCACCTATGGAGAGTGAAATGGAAATCTCCCTTCATGCCTTGACAGGTAATAATTCTGGTGAAACTATTATAATTCCTGGCCTTATTAACAAGAGGACTATTTCAGTACTTATTGATACTGGTGGCACACATAGCTTCATTGATAGTGACATTGATAGGCAACTCAACTGTAATATTGAGTCAACTGCTAGCATGATAGTCACTGTGGCTAATGGTGATAAAAATTTCAGTAATGGTGTTTGATCAAACTTAAATTGGTCTATGCATAACCACAAGTTTTCTGGTAGTTTAAGACTCTTACCACTTGGTGGTCATGATTTGGTTTTGGGAGTTGATTGGCTGAAGCAATTGGGAGATATAATTTTTAACTTCTCCAAGTTGAGTATTTCTTTTAGACATAATGGGAAGAAGATTACACTTACTGGTACTCAAGATAAAGCTTCTTGCAGCATGATGAGTTGCAATGCAGCTACAAGATTCTTCAAAAAACACACTCATGGCCTGATGGGCCACCTATTTTCCATCTCCTCTTCAACAATACctactccaccaccaccacctcaagtTTCAGAATTATTTAATCATTATTCTGATGTTTTTTCTGAGCCAAAATCCCTTCCACCTCAGAGAAACCTAGACCACTCCATTCCTCTTAAACCAAATTCTGAACAAGTTAACATGAGACCTTATAAGCGTCCTTACCTTCAAAAGTCAGTGGTGGAACAACTAGTTTAAGATATGCTTTAGTCTGGAATCATTCAAAGCAGTCACAGTCCTTTTGCAGCTCCTATCCTTTTGGTCAAAAAGAAGGACAAtacttggagattttgtgttgattataggaaACTTAACAACATCACAGTCAAGGACAAATTCCCAATTCCCATCATAGAAGAGTTGCTGGATAAATTACatggtaagaatttttttttccaaaattgatTTAAGAGATGGATATCATCAAATAAGGTTCATTTCTGCTGACATCTACAAGACTGCATTCAGAACCCATCATGGGCACTTTGAATTCAAGGTGATGCCATTTGGACTGACAAATGCACCTGCTACCTTCAAAGCTCTTATGAATGACATATTTAAAGCACACTTAAGGAAATTCATCttagttttctttgatgatatccttGTGCATAGTTCTTCCCTGGAGGAGCATCTGTTGCACTTGCAACTTACACTGGATATATTGAGACAACATCAGCTATTTGCCAACTTTACCAAGTTCTGCTTTGGCGAACAGGAGCTAGAATATTTGGGACACATCATCACTACTGAATGAGTTAAAGCTGACCCTGCAAAGATTTCTGCTATGCTCACTTGGCCACTTCCTCACACACTTAAAGAGATAAGAGGATTTTTGGGCCTCACTGGCTATTACAGGAAATGCGTAAAGGACTATGGCCTCATTAGCATACCACTCACTGACTTACTCAAGAAAAATGCATTCCTTTGGTCCCCTGCAACTACATCATCTTTTCAACAGCTCAAGGAAGCCATGTCCTCTACTCCCATACTAGCTCTACCAAATTTCAATAAGACATTTATTGTTGAAACTGATGCTTGTGATACTGGTATTGGTGCAGTCCTGCTACAAGAAGGAAAACCATTGGATTTCTACAGTAAACCTCTAGGACCAAAACTATCTGCCATGTCTACTTATGAAAAGGAATTGCTCTCTATTGTTCAAGCTGTCACCACATGGAGACAATATCTTCAAGGCAACCACTTCATTATCCAAACTGACCATCAGAGCATCAAGTattttttagagaagaaaatttcTTCTACCTCACAATAGAAATGGTTAATGAGGCTTATGGGTTTTGATTATGAAATCAGATATAAAAAGGGGTCTGATAATGTTGTAGCTGATGCACTTTCTAGCAGACCTCATGAGAGTGGTACTTGCCAGAGGATCTTTATTTCATAACCAGCTTGGTCTCAAGAAATTATTGATATCTACTCTTCTAATGCAAAGGTACATGATCTCATTGCACAGCTTGCACTACATCCAGCTACTCTTCCAAATTACTCCTACACTGATGGTGTTTTGAGGTTTAAGTCAAGAATCTATGTTGGATCCTCAGCAGATGTTAAAGCCAAAATTTTGGACTACATTCACTCTTCTGCAGCTGGTGGCCGTTCTGGTATTCAAGCTACTTATATGCGAGCTAAATCCACATTCTTTTGGCCTGCAATGAAGAAATAAATCCTTCAGTTCATATCAGTTTGTGATATCTGCCAAAGAAATAAGGGTGACCACAATTTTCCAGCTGGCTTGTTGCAACCCTTACCAATCCCTGACCATGCTTGGCAGCACATCTCCATGGACTTCATAGAGGTCCTTCCAATGAGTGAAAGAAAGTCAGTTATCTTAGTAGTGGTGGACATACTGACAAAATATGTACATTTCATTGGCTCATCATCCTTACACTACCGCTTCTGTGGCAAGAGAGttccttgctcaagtttataaacTACATGGGTTGTTTGCATCCATTGTGTATGACAGAGACAAGGTCTTCACCAGCCACTTTTGGCAATATTTGTTCAAGGCTCTTGGTACACAGTTGCATCTCAGCACTGCTTACCATCCACAAACTGATGGCCAGACTGAGAGAGTGAATTACTGTTTGGAGAATTACCTCATATGCATGTGTGGACATCATCCAAAGAAGTGTCATCATTGGCTTCCTcttgcagaatggtggtacaacaccaatTACCACACCAATCTCAAGGTGAGTCCATTTACAGCTCTTTATGGTTGCAATCCTCCTCACTTAGCTTTTCCTTCTACATCCACCACttatgttgctgctgttgaagagtACTTAAAACAAAGAACTGCTATGTTGGAATTACTCAAAGACTCACTACACACGTACCGGGAGAGAATGAATCTCTATGCAGACAAGACTAGAGTGGATAGAAGTTTTGTTGTTGGTGATAGAGTTTACATAAAACTCCAACCTTACAGACAAGCCTCCTTCGCATTGAGAAGGAATTTAAAGCTTGCAGCAAAATACTATGGACACTTCACTGTGCTTCAAAAAATTGGCAGTGTAGCCTACAAATTACTATTACCTGCTGAAGCAAGAATCCACCCTGTTTTTCATGTCTCTCAGCTCAAGAAACAGATTGGTGCTCAACACATCATCTCCCCAACTCTACCAGTCATAAACAATGCAGGTCAGGTACTGGTCATCCCTGCAGTTGCACTGGATTCCAGAATTATTGTCAGAAATGGTGTCTCAGTTTCTCAACTGCTCATTCAATGGACCAATGCCTCAACTGCAGATACCACTTGGGAGGATGCTGGAAACATCAAGAGCCATTTTTCAAAGttcaatccttgaggacaaggatttggTGGAGGGGAGGGTATTTGTCATATACCTACATCTTGAACTGTGGTCTTCCCTGAGTAATCCATAAGGGTGTATTCAATATTAGTTAGTGGCTAGTATTGAAGTGGCATGTGTCACTATTCGATTAGTCAAACTAAGGACATGTGTCTTGCCCGGATTAGCCACTTCCGATCTGAGatatttcctcttcttctttattaGGTGTAAGAACCATTTTTGTATCATAAGCTTGAATTAATGAATTATTCTGAGGCTGCTTAGGCAGATTGTTAccattttcattcttcttcaaTTCCAGTTCAGTATTCTGATTATTGATAGTACTAAGTATAGTATAGAAACGTTTGCCGGTGAGtcctgggtatcaaagctccattgagcttcccttgtCTCTATTTAACTTAcattaactcagattgattccagagaggtttgattaaattgtaacgaattgcctttcgaaagaatagaagctggtctagaaacaatctaagtggagccatcatgctttttgtttactagaaatcagtaggtttgatgtggtggagtcatccttgtgtGTGTTTGTTtataacttcccttccttttaggtttttctttttaattttgtttttctagtgtatgcccgaggttattagagaacgggcttggaaaagagacaatCTAGGTCGAttaattagtgaaaaacctagtagttcttgtggaagcggggagtgatgagtgctaaaaagtgcatatttatatatatttttcttggcatttaactcatcttttgtgctctaattctccatttttaacccatattctgtattttcattgttttcaagaataaatctttttattaattaattttgcatttttaggtactaaataaagcatggttatctcacggagcgaaaagagcaaaggaacggaaaagactcccgctaggaggaagcgaagaatgatgtttgcaagagccggatcaacgagaagtgggcttgaagaggaagaattgttcttaaagaagatatgggcttggcatacccaagtcccaaaacccttacccaaatccatttccattatccatacccatttccatgagagccgtcagattggatccatcttgtcatccaacggtcgcctcatcattgtgcatcaaaatccgaagctcctgtcaaacaccatagtacctaactccatctgaagccgtcagttttgttgtatctcataatccaacggtcgctacatacctctccatcgtagccgttcgattcaatctatatgggatcatccaacgctctttacttgctgttcatcaaagttcgctacacccgcttcacaccctagcatccaaaaccatcgacttcacccaaacaagttcttcttccccaaatcttttttccccaaaaactctcttcttcccccgatagttgcagtcgagctctgctgcctctcttccatgtccactgccaccctgccatcgccacttcctccactgtcaccaaacaccacctacaccaCACCCcctagctacctcccctacctctatatccatctaactcattgatttttcaccactgaaaccctaggtgataaatcaataaattaggtgaggctataagacgcaattgaagacatggagaggagcagagaagagagaatatgcatgggtcgatatcaattcagggattaggtgagtggacttttcaattcaaaaattaggtttgcaagttagggtttcgaaatttgaggatattttgtaaaactataaaaggcaactgatgtgtgatgtaaaggcttatgcctgggttagccagtgtgtgtcacccaagagcactggaatagccagtgtctcaagggttagtgtttaactTTCAACTATTTTAtgttattccattactcttattcagtttcaattcagtgagtttttgtgtttcaattcagttcatgtt
This DNA window, taken from Papaver somniferum cultivar HN1 unplaced genomic scaffold, ASM357369v1 unplaced-scaffold_133, whole genome shotgun sequence, encodes the following:
- the LOC113333565 gene encoding uncharacterized protein LOC113333565; the protein is MHNHKFSGSLRLLPLGGHDLVLGVDWLKQLGDIIFNFSKLSISFRHNGKKITLTGTQDKASCSMMSCNAATRFFKKHTHGLMGHLFSISSSTIPTPPPPPQVSELFNHYSDVFSEPKSLPPQRNLDHSIPLKPNSEQVNMRPYKRPYLQKDGYHQIRFISADIYKTAFRTHHGHFEFKVMPFGLTNAPATFKALMNDIFKAHLRKFILVFFDDILVHSSSLEEHLLHLQLTLDILRQHQLFANFTKFCFGEQELEYLGHIITTE